Proteins encoded within one genomic window of Anaerolineae bacterium:
- a CDS encoding response regulator, protein MNAARVLVVDDDPDFVEITRTVLQAHGFQVVSAASGREALESMRRDPPDLVILDVMMRGATEGYDVSHLMREDKRLAGIPVLMISSIMDSPMAGQFPTDQYLPADEFLTKPVSPQELVERVRALISN, encoded by the coding sequence GTGAATGCAGCCAGAGTCCTGGTCGTGGACGACGACCCCGATTTCGTCGAGATAACGCGCACCGTCCTGCAAGCGCACGGATTCCAGGTCGTGAGCGCCGCCAGCGGCCGAGAGGCGCTCGAATCCATGCGGCGGGACCCGCCCGATCTGGTCATCCTGGACGTGATGATGCGAGGAGCGACGGAAGGCTACGACGTTAGCCACCTCATGCGCGAGGACAAGCGTCTCGCCGGAATCCCAGTCCTCATGATCTCGTCCATCATGGACAGCCCCATGGCCGGCCAGTTCCCTACTGACCAGTACCTGCCTGCGGATGAGTTCCTCACCAAGCCGGTCAGCCCGCAGGAGCTGGTGGAGCGGGTGCGCGCTCTGATCAGTAACTGA
- a CDS encoding HAMP domain-containing histidine kinase translates to MSEDERLAAAAFEHEEQLRRVRWQLVLRWVAVALVFVAVLLAALIFPGVLPTRRLLAILVLLGLSNVVVMRVLIPRLQRGDCPWRPEALIKGQIVVDLSVYTVFLHWSGGAENPASIYYVLQVIIAGVLLSGRWAFIAAGASSLLYAAVLWLEYAHVLPHVHLVGVTHPELYQQPTLLVLEWGVLTSALFVAAYLASAIVQGMRARERELFQSNLACELRSEQLGEANRRLNELAAARDTFLRYVTHELRAPVAAIQGHLRLLREGYVEPERVPEIAMKAEARAEEVLVLIRDLLDLGQVEHAQALEGRERVDLAESLMDAVDMLRPSAAAKRVSLDIEVDEDLPIAFTNPRLLALLWNNLISNAIKYTPPDGRVSVRLRADGEHIQAEISDTGIGIAPSERDRIFDEFYRSDSARRFDPHGTGLGLTIVRRVVNLYEGEVTVDSVEGKGSTFRVRLPIENLHAGCALSRRPRRERPGQLPRTLV, encoded by the coding sequence TTGAGCGAGGACGAGCGGTTGGCTGCTGCGGCATTTGAGCATGAGGAGCAGTTGAGACGGGTGCGCTGGCAGCTGGTCCTGCGCTGGGTGGCAGTGGCGCTCGTGTTCGTGGCCGTGCTGCTCGCGGCCTTGATCTTTCCCGGAGTGCTCCCCACCCGGCGGCTGTTGGCCATTCTGGTGCTCTTGGGTCTGTCCAACGTAGTGGTGATGCGAGTGCTCATCCCCCGCCTCCAGCGCGGCGACTGTCCCTGGAGGCCGGAAGCGCTCATCAAGGGCCAGATCGTGGTGGACCTCTCGGTCTACACCGTGTTCCTGCACTGGTCCGGTGGGGCAGAAAACCCCGCCTCCATCTACTACGTTCTTCAGGTGATCATCGCCGGGGTGCTGCTGTCGGGCCGCTGGGCGTTCATCGCGGCCGGTGCCTCTTCCCTCCTCTATGCCGCCGTGCTCTGGCTCGAGTACGCTCACGTGCTCCCGCATGTGCACCTGGTCGGGGTGACGCACCCTGAGCTGTACCAGCAGCCGACCCTGCTCGTGCTGGAATGGGGAGTGCTGACCAGCGCCCTGTTCGTCGCCGCCTACCTGGCCAGCGCCATAGTCCAGGGGATGCGCGCTCGGGAGCGGGAGCTTTTCCAGTCCAACCTGGCGTGTGAGCTGCGCTCGGAGCAGCTGGGGGAGGCCAATCGCCGCCTCAACGAGCTGGCCGCGGCCCGCGATACCTTCCTGCGCTACGTCACTCATGAGCTCCGCGCTCCCGTCGCCGCGATCCAGGGCCACCTTCGGCTGCTACGGGAGGGATATGTCGAGCCCGAGAGAGTCCCCGAGATAGCCATGAAAGCAGAGGCACGGGCAGAGGAAGTACTGGTCCTGATCCGGGACTTGCTGGACCTGGGACAGGTGGAGCACGCCCAGGCACTGGAGGGCCGGGAGAGGGTGGATTTGGCGGAGTCGCTGATGGACGCGGTGGACATGCTGCGGCCCAGCGCCGCGGCTAAGCGCGTCTCTCTTGACATAGAGGTAGACGAGGACCTTCCTATCGCTTTCACCAATCCCCGCCTTCTCGCCCTCTTATGGAACAACCTCATCAGCAATGCCATCAAGTACACCCCGCCAGACGGGCGAGTGAGCGTACGGCTTCGGGCCGATGGGGAGCACATTCAGGCAGAGATCAGCGATACCGGCATCGGCATAGCCCCGAGCGAGCGCGACCGGATCTTCGACGAGTTCTACCGCAGCGACTCCGCCCGACGCTTCGACCCGCACGGGACGGGACTGGGGCTGACCATCGTTCGGCGGGTGGTGAACCTGTACGAGGGCGAGGTGACGGTTGACTCGGTGGAAGGGAAGGGATCGACCTTTCGGGTGCGGCTGCCCATCGAGAACCTCCATGCCGGGTGCGCCCTCAGCCGCCGTCCCCGACGGGAGCGTCCGGGGCAGTTGCCCCGGACGCTGGTCTAG
- a CDS encoding ACT domain-containing protein yields the protein MPRQPADTGHRIRIGGILHWPNLACLGVMHVPDRPGVAAEVFGALGACGVNVPFIVQSIDLHGHTNIILCVAADDLTLASQALRSRQPTLGAAAFTEDPGVALVSVFGPDFRERPGIAAAVFGTLAEAGINILAISTSISTVSCLLRQEYLEKALQALESAFVLP from the coding sequence ATGCCGAGGCAGCCTGCAGATACCGGCCATCGCATTCGCATCGGTGGCATACTGCACTGGCCCAATCTGGCGTGCCTTGGCGTGATGCACGTGCCCGACCGGCCGGGGGTGGCAGCCGAGGTGTTCGGCGCCCTCGGCGCTTGCGGGGTCAACGTCCCCTTCATAGTTCAGTCCATTGACCTTCACGGTCACACTAATATCATCCTGTGCGTAGCGGCAGACGATCTGACCCTGGCGTCCCAGGCGCTGCGCTCCCGCCAGCCCACCCTAGGCGCCGCCGCCTTCACTGAAGACCCAGGTGTGGCCCTAGTCTCCGTGTTCGGGCCCGATTTCCGGGAAAGGCCCGGAATCGCGGCAGCGGTCTTCGGCACCCTGGCCGAGGCCGGCATCAACATATTGGCCATAAGCACTTCCATCTCGACGGTCTCCTGCCTGCTGCGCCAGGAGTACCTGGAGAAGGCTCTGCAGGCGTTGGAGTCCGCGTTCGTGCTGCCTTGA